The following are from one region of the Lycium ferocissimum isolate CSIRO_LF1 unplaced genomic scaffold, AGI_CSIRO_Lferr_CH_V1 ctg2681, whole genome shotgun sequence genome:
- the LOC132043656 gene encoding pentatricopeptide repeat-containing protein At1g09410, mitochondrial-like, with translation MQSKPHLESTTKQSFFNSNKMIMNLGRQGKIQESRQLFDKMPQRDVVSYASMITVYLKHKNLPKAEKLFYSMPERNVVSNSAMVHAYAKAGRVNEARRIFDLMPDRNVYAWTSLISGYFENRNVDEARELLRQMPEKNVVTWTIAMVGYAQNGLINEARRIFDQVPEKNVVVWTAMIRAYVENHQIDQALELFDKMPERNLYSWNVMIQGCLNDNRVDKALELFKAMPWRNAVSWTTIVTGLARNGMIEMAREYFDQMPNRDPAAWNAMITSYVDEGLMIKANEFFDSMPNKDLVSWNVMIDGYAKSGVEGESLKCFILMLRSGLRPNQTTLTSIVTSCGAILKLMQAHVLVLLLGFDRDTSLNNALVTMYSRCGDINSSLATFENLKVKDVVSWTAIILAYANHGLGNRALQAFAQMLRSGNKPDEITFVGILSACSHAGLVKKGQKFFESMRCAYGLKPRAEHYCCLVDILGRGKLVDEAIRVVHQMPPEECDSAVLGALLGACKLYGDVGVANQICDEILEREPSSSGAYVLMANAYAASGRWGDFAQVRKKMKERNVKKVPGFSEIEVNGKNHVFFVGDRSHPEKEEIYTLIKENLLPLMQEMI, from the coding sequence ATGCAATCAAAACCCCACTTAGAATCTACCACAAAACAGTCCTTTTTTAACTCCAataaaatgattatgaatttagGCCGTCAAggaaaaattcaagaatctcGACAACTGTTCGACAAAATGCCTCAAAGAGATGTTGTTTCTTATGCTTCAATGATAACTGTTTATCTTAAACATAAAAATCTTCCTAAAGCTGAGAAATTGTTTTATTCCATGCCTGAGAGAAACGTAGTGTCTAATTCAGCTATGGTTCATGCTTACGCGAAAGCTGGGAGAGTCAATGAGGCTCGAAGAATCTTTGATTTGATGCCTGATAGGAATGTTTACGCGTGGACCAGTTTGATTTCAGGGTATTTTGAGAATCGTAATGTGGACGAGGCTCGAGAGTTGCTTCGACAAATGCCTGAGAAAAATGTAGTTACTTGGACTATAGCAATGGTGGGGTATGCTCAAAACGGTTTGATTAACGAGGCACGAAGAATTTTCGATCAGGTTCCTGAGAAAAATGTCGTTGTTTGGACGGCTATGATAAGGGCTTACGTTGAAAATCATCAGATCGATCAAGCTCTTGAGCTCTTTGATAAGATGCCTGAACGTAATTTATATTCTTGGAATGTTATGATTCAAGGCTGTTTAAATGATAACAGGGTGGACAAAGCGTTGGAACTGTTTAAAGCGATGCCATGGAGAAATGCGGTTTCTTGGACAACTATCGTTACTGGTCTGGCGCGAAATGGGATGATAGAAATGGCAAGAGAGTACTTTGATCAAATGCCAAATAGGGATCCTGCTGCATGGAATGCGATGATAACATCATACGTTGATGAAGGGTTAATGATCAAGGCGAATGAATTTTTTGATTCGATGCCTAATAAAGATCTTGTAAGTTGGAATGTAATGATTGACGGGTATGCAAAAAGTGGCGTTGAAGGCGAGTCCTTGAAGTGTTTCATTCTCATGCTTCGATCGGGCTTAAGGCCGAATCAGACTACTCTTACCAGTATAGTGACCTCATGTGGGGCCATTCTCAAGTTAATGCAAGCTCATGTTCTTGTTTTACTGCTAGGATTTGACCGAGACACGTCACTTAATAACGCTCTCGTCACCATGTACTCGAGATGCGGAGATATAAACTCATCGTTGGCCACTTTCGAGAATCTGAAAGTAAAGGACGTTGTTTCGTGGACTGCTATAATACTGGCATATGCTAATCATGGTCTTGGTAACCGAGCATTGCAAGCCTTCGCGCAGATGCTAAGGTCCGGTAACAAGCCGGATGAGATCACTTTCGTTGGAATCTTGTCAGCTTGTAGTCATGCTGGTCTCGTTAAGAAAGGTCAAAAGTTTTTCGAGTCGATGAGGTGTGCCTATGGTTTAAAACCGAGGGCGGAGCATTATTGTTGCCTTGTTGACATTTTAGGTCGTGGTAAGTTAGTTGACGAAGCTATAAGGGTTGTGCATCAGATGCCTCCGGAGGAATGTGACAGTGCTGTTCTAGGGGCTTTACTTGGCGCATGCAAGCTGTACGGAGATGTTGGAGTGGCAAACCAGATCTGTGATGAAATACTAGAGCGTGAACCAAGTAGCTCGGGAGCTTATGTACTGATGGCAAATGCTTATGCTGCTTCTGGGAGATGGGGTGATTTTGCGCAAGtgagaaagaaaatgaaggagaggaATGTGAAAAAGGTGCCCGGTTTTAGTGAAATAGAAGTCAACGGAAAAAATCACGTATTTTTTGTTGGGGACAGGTCTCACCCTGAGAAAGAGGAGATTTACACGCTTATTAAAGAAAATCTATTGCCTCTAATGCAAGAGATGATTTAG